The following proteins are co-located in the Cupriavidus pauculus genome:
- a CDS encoding SMP-30/gluconolactonase/LRE family protein, whose amino-acid sequence MAGTYERIGDMRCGVGESPVWHAGEAALYWTDIPNRTLWRFDPASGDTRHWAIPEMAGCMAMTADGGWLLAMETGLFRIGKLVAGQPAPTPQPVAAVQHARGGMRFNDGRCDRQGRFWAGTMVMDMSLAATDGKLYRYDARSGALDVVREDLITPNGLAFSPDGRTMYLSDSHPARQAVWAFDYDVDTGTPANGRVFIDMNRYPGRPDGAAVDQDGGYWICGNDAGQVHRFTPDGRLDRSLAVPFAKPAMCAFGGSGLDTLYVTSIRTDDSDPLSGAVVALRPGVRGTAEPVLRD is encoded by the coding sequence ATGGCCGGCACCTACGAACGGATCGGCGACATGCGCTGCGGCGTGGGCGAAAGCCCCGTCTGGCACGCGGGCGAGGCGGCGCTGTACTGGACCGATATCCCCAATCGCACGCTGTGGCGCTTTGACCCGGCCAGCGGCGACACCAGGCACTGGGCCATCCCCGAGATGGCGGGCTGCATGGCGATGACGGCCGACGGCGGCTGGCTGCTGGCGATGGAGACCGGCCTGTTCCGCATCGGCAAGCTGGTGGCGGGACAACCGGCGCCGACGCCGCAGCCCGTGGCGGCCGTGCAGCACGCGCGCGGCGGCATGCGCTTCAACGATGGCCGCTGCGACCGCCAGGGCCGCTTCTGGGCCGGCACGATGGTGATGGACATGTCGCTGGCCGCCACCGACGGCAAGCTCTATCGCTACGACGCGCGCAGCGGCGCGCTGGACGTGGTCCGCGAGGACCTGATCACGCCCAACGGCCTGGCCTTCAGCCCCGACGGGCGCACGATGTACCTGTCCGATTCGCACCCGGCGCGGCAGGCGGTCTGGGCCTTCGACTACGACGTCGATACCGGCACGCCGGCCAACGGGCGCGTGTTCATCGACATGAACCGCTACCCGGGCCGCCCCGACGGCGCCGCGGTGGACCAGGACGGCGGCTACTGGATCTGCGGCAACGACGCCGGCCAGGTGCACCGCTTCACGCCGGATGGCCGCCTGGACCGCAGCCTGGCCGTGCCGTTCGCCAAGCCGGCCATGTGTGCGTTCGGTGGCAGCGGGCTGGACACGCTCTACGTCACGTCGATCCGCACCGACGACAGCGACCCGCTGTCCGGCGCCGTGGTGGCGCTGCGCCCCGGCGTGCGCGGCACCGCGGAGCCCGTGCTGCGCGACTGA
- a CDS encoding NAD-dependent epimerase/dehydratase family protein, protein MSQTSSQDPLDGVTTRCHRILLTGAAGNLGKVLRDRLKRYADVVRVSDIANLGEAREQEEVVPCDLSDAKAVHALLEGVDAVVHLGGVSVERPFEEILPANIQGTYNLYEAARRQGVRRIVFASSNHVIGYYRQGEVLDADTPARPDGYYGVSKAFGEQLASFYSDRYGIDTVALRIGSSFPEAKDRRMLVTWLGYDDLEQLVKRAIFVPKVGFLIVYGASANRDSWWDNSKAARLGFRPVESSEQFRAKVESVPPLPADDPAGWYQGGAFVKAGPFGD, encoded by the coding sequence ATGTCTCAGACCTCCTCCCAAGACCCGCTCGACGGCGTCACCACCCGTTGCCATCGCATTCTCCTGACCGGTGCCGCCGGCAATCTCGGCAAGGTCCTGCGTGACCGGCTGAAGCGCTATGCCGACGTGGTGCGCGTGTCCGATATCGCCAACCTCGGCGAGGCCCGGGAGCAGGAAGAAGTCGTGCCGTGCGACCTGTCCGATGCAAAGGCCGTGCACGCGCTGCTGGAGGGGGTCGACGCGGTCGTGCACCTGGGCGGCGTATCGGTGGAGCGGCCGTTCGAGGAAATCCTGCCGGCCAACATCCAGGGCACCTACAACCTGTACGAGGCGGCCCGCCGCCAGGGCGTGCGCCGGATCGTGTTCGCCAGTTCGAACCACGTCATTGGCTACTACCGGCAGGGCGAAGTGCTGGACGCCGACACGCCGGCGCGGCCCGACGGCTACTACGGCGTCAGCAAGGCGTTCGGCGAGCAGCTGGCCAGCTTCTACAGCGACCGCTACGGCATCGACACCGTCGCGCTGCGCATCGGCTCGTCGTTCCCCGAAGCGAAGGACCGCCGCATGCTGGTCACGTGGCTCGGCTACGACGACCTGGAACAGCTCGTCAAGCGCGCCATCTTCGTGCCGAAGGTGGGCTTCCTGATCGTCTACGGCGCATCGGCCAACCGCGACAGCTGGTGGGACAACAGCAAGGCGGCCCGCCTGGGCTTCAGGCCCGTGGAGTCGTCCGAGCAGTTCCGCGCCAAGGTGGAATCGGTGCCGCCGCTGCCGGCCGACGACCCGGCCGGCTGGTACCAGGGCGGGGCCTTCGTCAAGGCCGGCCCGTTCGGGGACTGA
- a CDS encoding porin yields MKRALAPFVTTAALAAIGAAAPAHAQSNVTLYGIVDTTIRYTTNESAAGNGKLQMSDGVLTGSRWGLYGVEDLGRGYQALFVLESGFSPDAGQSLQGNRLFGRKAYVGLQGEFGTVTLGRQFTVIHEVIASYDAMALANLSIVGFQGGNYTGGVRQDNMIKYAGKFGGFTVAAQHAFGEQPGSVARSSSTGGSLTYAAGPFMVAGGYQIMKDSTSYYGVTIPTSDQKVWTLGGTYTAGPATIYLGYTNSNVDNAGYKNQAGYLGGKYQFNPAWSLIAIGTYDHLKHGGDSGNRFTGALMLDYAFSKRTDVYLEADYTTLTDAWRTLGAQPTFQTPFYGHGSRVGVMAGLRHKF; encoded by the coding sequence ATGAAGCGAGCCCTTGCGCCCTTCGTCACCACGGCCGCGCTGGCGGCCATCGGCGCCGCGGCACCGGCCCACGCCCAGTCGAATGTCACGCTGTACGGCATCGTCGACACCACGATCCGCTATACGACCAACGAAAGCGCCGCCGGCAACGGCAAGCTCCAGATGAGCGACGGCGTGCTGACCGGCAGCCGCTGGGGCCTGTACGGCGTGGAAGACCTGGGGCGCGGCTACCAGGCGCTGTTCGTGCTCGAATCGGGCTTCTCGCCCGACGCCGGCCAGAGCCTGCAGGGCAACCGGCTGTTCGGCCGCAAGGCGTACGTCGGGCTGCAGGGCGAATTCGGCACCGTCACGCTGGGCCGCCAGTTCACGGTGATCCACGAGGTCATCGCCAGCTACGACGCGATGGCGCTGGCCAACCTGTCCATCGTCGGCTTCCAGGGCGGCAACTACACGGGCGGCGTGCGCCAGGACAACATGATCAAGTACGCCGGCAAGTTCGGCGGCTTCACCGTCGCGGCCCAGCACGCGTTCGGCGAGCAGCCGGGCAGCGTGGCGCGGTCGTCGTCGACGGGCGGCAGCCTGACCTACGCCGCAGGCCCGTTCATGGTCGCGGGCGGCTACCAGATCATGAAGGACAGCACGAGCTACTACGGCGTGACCATCCCCACCAGCGACCAGAAGGTCTGGACGCTGGGCGGCACCTACACGGCCGGCCCCGCGACGATCTACCTCGGCTACACCAACAGCAACGTCGACAACGCCGGCTACAAGAACCAGGCCGGCTACCTGGGCGGCAAGTACCAGTTCAACCCGGCGTGGTCGCTGATCGCCATCGGCACGTACGACCACCTGAAGCACGGCGGCGATTCGGGCAACCGATTCACCGGCGCGCTGATGCTGGACTACGCGTTCAGCAAGCGCACCGACGTCTACCTGGAAGCCGACTACACGACGCTGACCGACGCCTGGCGCACGCTCGGCGCGCAGCCGACCTTCCAGACGCCGTTCTACGGCCACGGCAGCCGCGTGGGCGTGATGGCCGGCCTGCGCCACAAGTTCTGA
- a CDS encoding response regulator transcription factor, producing the protein MTAIVIDDQPLVRLGMQRLLERMPGIGAVHAIDPADIVALAPSHAPAVVVYGMAGDVNDNWYLLRRLTEALPNARILLLSDNMWLRVPAALESRGVVDCLPKTATIERIEMAVMQMVGTDSLVPLRRVAADAWQLHHRPGAMS; encoded by the coding sequence ATGACCGCCATCGTGATCGACGACCAGCCGCTGGTCCGCCTGGGCATGCAGCGCCTGCTGGAACGCATGCCGGGCATCGGCGCTGTCCATGCCATCGACCCGGCCGACATCGTCGCACTCGCGCCCAGCCACGCGCCGGCCGTGGTGGTCTACGGCATGGCCGGGGACGTCAACGACAACTGGTACCTGCTGCGGCGCCTGACCGAGGCGCTGCCCAACGCGCGCATCCTGCTGCTGTCCGACAACATGTGGCTGCGCGTGCCGGCCGCGCTGGAGTCGCGCGGCGTGGTGGATTGCCTGCCCAAGACCGCGACGATCGAACGCATCGAGATGGCCGTGATGCAGATGGTCGGCACCGACAGCCTCGTGCCGCTGCGCCGCGTGGCCGCCGACGCGTGGCAACTGCACCATCGGCCGGGCGCGATGTCTTGA
- a CDS encoding DUF342 domain-containing protein: MNADVGLRLELNQPGDQVRACFTPETGRLPPDRTALEASLAEHGWLGARLDQGAVTGFLTQCQLTDREIDAVIGNVLDGAFELEMTGDKLQLLLTLMPPEGGRPIEEADIAAAAASMGVVALLDSAAIRVALEAGGCEGREIARGVAPVQGEPARFDSLVQQRRPAQAENEDERVDLRDLGSLLLVNPGTALMRRTPARPGKDGMDLLGKPIAAEPVIDTPYAPDLTGVAPDPNDPNLLLAVIAGSPRVLPNGVIVSPVVDVDAVDLHSGNVNFDGSLRVSGDILTGMSVRVTGDVVVQGTIEAAHVEAGGDVIVKGGIIGRAETAHGGDPNEIASVRTKGAVHARYIQNAIVEAATEVVVESGIRQSDVSAGERVVVGTPTGQGSISGGRTRALQSVSVATLGAPAGSATAVQVGLNPFADEQKAELEARRRKVLDDQAKLQQLVAFFAKHPERAQGDVREKARATMFKINKDLFELDAEIARLAEQIKPSDDAVIAVGRRIHGGVTLQVGHKVLKVMEDKTGGQVRVIDDRITVT, from the coding sequence ATGAACGCGGACGTGGGATTACGGCTGGAACTCAACCAGCCGGGAGATCAGGTAAGGGCTTGCTTTACGCCGGAAACGGGGCGGCTGCCGCCGGACCGGACGGCGCTGGAGGCGTCGCTGGCCGAGCACGGCTGGCTAGGCGCCCGGCTGGACCAGGGCGCCGTGACCGGCTTCCTGACCCAGTGCCAGCTCACCGATCGCGAGATCGACGCGGTGATCGGCAATGTGCTGGACGGTGCCTTCGAACTGGAAATGACCGGCGACAAGCTGCAACTGCTGCTGACGCTGATGCCGCCCGAGGGCGGCCGTCCGATCGAGGAAGCCGACATCGCGGCCGCCGCGGCGTCGATGGGCGTGGTGGCGCTGCTCGATTCGGCCGCCATCCGCGTGGCGCTGGAAGCGGGCGGCTGCGAGGGCCGCGAGATTGCCCGCGGCGTGGCGCCGGTGCAGGGCGAGCCCGCCCGGTTCGACAGCCTCGTGCAGCAGCGCCGGCCCGCGCAGGCGGAGAACGAGGACGAGCGGGTGGACCTGCGCGACCTCGGCAGCCTGCTGCTGGTGAATCCCGGCACCGCGCTGATGCGCCGCACGCCGGCCCGGCCCGGCAAGGACGGCATGGACCTGCTGGGCAAGCCGATCGCCGCCGAGCCGGTCATCGACACCCCCTACGCGCCGGACCTGACCGGCGTGGCCCCGGACCCGAACGATCCCAACCTGCTGCTGGCCGTCATCGCCGGGTCGCCGCGCGTGCTGCCCAATGGCGTGATCGTCAGCCCCGTGGTCGACGTGGACGCGGTGGACCTGCATTCGGGCAATGTCAATTTCGATGGATCGCTGCGCGTCTCGGGCGACATCCTCACCGGCATGTCGGTCCGCGTGACCGGCGACGTGGTGGTGCAGGGCACGATCGAGGCGGCCCACGTGGAGGCCGGCGGGGACGTCATCGTCAAGGGCGGCATCATCGGCAGGGCGGAGACCGCGCATGGCGGCGACCCCAACGAGATTGCCAGCGTCCGCACCAAGGGTGCGGTGCATGCGCGCTATATCCAGAACGCCATCGTAGAGGCCGCCACCGAGGTGGTGGTGGAAAGCGGCATCCGGCAGAGCGACGTCTCGGCCGGCGAGCGCGTGGTGGTGGGCACGCCGACCGGGCAGGGCAGCATCAGCGGCGGCCGCACGCGCGCGCTGCAGTCGGTGAGCGTGGCCACGCTGGGCGCGCCGGCCGGCAGCGCCACGGCCGTGCAGGTGGGCCTGAACCCGTTTGCCGACGAGCAGAAGGCCGAGCTGGAGGCGCGGCGGCGCAAGGTGCTGGACGACCAGGCCAAGCTGCAGCAGCTGGTGGCGTTCTTCGCCAAGCATCCCGAGCGCGCCCAGGGCGACGTCCGCGAGAAGGCGCGCGCCACGATGTTCAAGATCAACAAGGACCTGTTCGAACTGGACGCCGAGATCGCGCGGCTGGCCGAGCAGATCAAGCCGTCCGACGATGCCGTGATCGCGGTGGGCCGCCGCATCCATGGCGGCGTGACGCTGCAGGTGGGGCACAAGGTGCTCAAGGTCATGGAGGACAAGACGGGCGGGCAGGTGCGCGTGATCGACGACCGGATCACGGTGACCTGA
- a CDS encoding class I SAM-dependent methyltransferase, with product MSSPYEVRPGQSVELLKELHILTRDGKMNQDSRRKLKQVYHLFQFIEPLLREVKDAKGSVALVDHGAGKSYLGFILYDLFFKDLHDDSHIFGIETREELVASSQALASRLGFPGMSFLNLSVADSITSPALPATVDVVTALHACNTATDDAIRFALAKHAQHIVLVPCCQAEVASVLRKHKGRLLAGNPMTEIWRHPLHTREFGSQLTNVLRCLQLEAHGYQVSVTELVGWEHSMKNELIIAQYKDLPRRRPAERLKQVLESVGIEELGERFFTPA from the coding sequence ATGTCCAGCCCATACGAAGTCCGTCCCGGCCAGTCCGTCGAACTGCTCAAGGAACTCCATATCCTGACGCGCGACGGCAAGATGAACCAGGACAGCCGCCGCAAGCTCAAGCAGGTCTACCACCTGTTCCAGTTCATCGAGCCGCTGCTGCGCGAGGTGAAGGACGCGAAGGGGTCCGTGGCGCTGGTGGACCATGGCGCCGGCAAGTCCTACCTGGGCTTCATCCTCTACGACCTGTTCTTCAAGGACCTGCACGACGATTCGCACATCTTCGGCATCGAGACCCGCGAGGAACTGGTGGCCAGCTCCCAGGCGCTGGCCAGCCGGCTGGGCTTTCCGGGGATGTCGTTCCTGAACCTGTCGGTGGCGGATTCGATCACCTCGCCGGCGCTGCCCGCCACCGTGGACGTGGTCACCGCGCTGCATGCCTGCAATACGGCCACCGACGACGCCATCCGCTTCGCGCTGGCCAAGCACGCCCAGCACATCGTGCTGGTGCCGTGCTGCCAGGCCGAGGTGGCCAGCGTGCTGCGCAAGCACAAGGGCCGGCTGCTGGCCGGCAATCCGATGACGGAAATCTGGCGCCACCCGCTGCATACGCGCGAGTTCGGCAGCCAGCTGACCAACGTGCTGCGCTGCCTGCAGCTCGAAGCGCATGGCTACCAGGTCAGCGTGACCGAGCTGGTCGGCTGGGAACATTCGATGAAGAACGAGCTGATCATCGCGCAGTACAAGGACCTGCCGCGCCGGCGTCCGGCCGAGCGCCTGAAGCAGGTGCTGGAATCGGTCGGCATCGAGGAACTGGGCGAGCGCTTCTTCACGCCCGCCTGA